A stretch of the Nerophis ophidion isolate RoL-2023_Sa linkage group LG29, RoL_Noph_v1.0, whole genome shotgun sequence genome encodes the following:
- the thoc3 gene encoding THO complex subunit 3 — protein sequence MATRYYQTMQESFRANNKSREFPAHTAKVHSVAWSCDGRRLASGSFDKTASVFVLDKDRLVKENNYRGHGDSVDQLCWHPTNPDLFVTASGDKTIRIWDVRTTKCIAVVNTKGENINICWSPDGQTIAVGNKDDVVTFIDAKTHRSKAEEQFKFEVNEISWNNDNDMFYLTNGSGCINILSYPELKPIQSINAHPSNCICIKFDPTGKYFATGSADALVSLWDVDELVCVRCFSRLDWPVRTLSFSHDGKMLASASEDHFIDIAEVETGEKLWEVQCDSPTFTVAWHPKRPLLAYACDDKDNKNREAGTVKLFGLPNDS from the exons ATGGCGACGCGTTACTACCAGACGATGCAGGAGAGTTTCAGGGCTAACAACAAAAGTCGTGAGTTCCCCGCTCACACCGCCAAAGTTCACTCCGTGGCCTGGAGCTGCGACGGGAGGAGGTTGGCTTCGGGCTCCTTCGACAAGACCGCCAGCGTGTTCGTCCTGGATAAAGACCGCCTG GTGAAAGAAAACAACTACAGGGGTCATGGCGACAGCGTGGATCAGCTCTGCTGGCATCCCACCAACCCGGATCTGTTTGTCACGGCGTCGGGTGACAAGACCATCCGCATCTGGGACGTGCGCACCACTAAGTGCATCGCCGTGGTCAACACCAAAG GGGAGAACATCAACATCTGCTGGAGTCCCGACGGTCAGACCATCGCCGTGGGCAACAAAGACGACGTGGTGACCTTCATCGACGCCAAGACGCACCGCTCCAAGGCGGAGGAGCAGTTCAAGTTTGAGGTGAACGAGATCTCGTGGAACAACGACAACGACATGTTCTACCTCACCAACGGCAGCGGCTGCATCAACATTCTGAG TTACCCCGAGCTGAAGCCCATCCAGTCCATCAACGCTCACCCGTCCAACTGCATCTGCATCAAGTTCGACCCCACCGGCAAATATTTTGCCACGGGAAGTGCCGACGCCCTGGTCAGCCTGTGGGACGTGGACGAGCTGGTGTGCGTGCGCTGCTTCTCCAG GCTTGACTGGCCGGTGAGGACGCTGAGCTTCAGCCACGACGGCAAAATGTTGGCGTCGGCTTCAGAGGACCACTTCATCGACATCGCCGAGGTGGAAACAG GTGAGAAGCTGTGGGAGGTGCAGTGTGACTCACCCACCTTCACCGTGGCCTGGCACCCCAAGCGCCCCCTGCTGGCATACGCCTGCGACGACAAGGACAACAAGAACAGAGAGGCGGGAACTGTCAAGCTCTTTGGGCTCCCCAATGACTCCTGA